The following DNA comes from Camelina sativa cultivar DH55 chromosome 14, Cs, whole genome shotgun sequence.
ACCAGGCTTCATCCCCCCCAACATGTTATTGCCTCTGATCAGTGATCGCCAGATCATACTGTTACCTTTTTCGTTAGAGTGCTTGCGGTAATCACAATATCTATTAATTTGTCTGATCTTAATTTTAAATTCGCAAATGCTTTGATTTATTTATGCATGGCTTCGTAAGAATAGATTCACACATTCGCGGATccgtttatgtgtttttttaaccttttgtttcgtagatatctttatatatatatatatatatatagatgtacaTCTGTATTTTGAAAGTAACGAAACCTTCTTATAAGATATTTCAGATGAATATTTCGAGGGATTGAAGAATACACTCTCAAAGATCTAAATTGATCGCTGGTtttacacaatattttttttttgaagggttTATGAAAtcccttttttgtattcttttttctttctttttttttgtattcatgaTCGAACAAATTATGTAGTGAAATTTCGAGAGATCTTATCGGCtgtattaattgatttttctcaCAGATTCTTAATTTCTGTTTGTTATtcgaatataaataaataggcATTCATCTCCTCCTTTTAACTTAATGAAAAGGAAGGATGAacatttctttaattatatacattatGTTGTGGTATTTACAGCCATTATGAACAGAAATGATAGACAGACCACCAAGATAAATCTACTTTTTGACTAGGATTATGGAGTAGGGATTATAATTGATGGGACGTATTAAAGTTTTTGGATTCAGTTTGTGCTTTAGGacatctccaaccccactctattttagagtcaaatctctattataaAGTAACATTTGCTCCAATcctactatattttactttaaaatagagaaaatgataggattgttctatatatagagcaactctattttcagctctatttttttacattaactctattttagagttgcaaatagagtaatacattgaagcaaaacaatgctctatttttgagttattctattttagaggaaaaaatagagatatacaatggagatggtcttataaaagttttgatatttttcttttggccAACAATTAGTTGttggaaatttataatttgtataGAACAATCAAAACCGAAAAAGATGATGTAGGTTATAATCAGCTATATATTCAAATTCGTGAAATCTCTATCCATTAAAGTCAAATGACATGATTTTATAAACTAGCTTTCATAcagttttgtaaatttgatattaaagagaaaaaaaattctcacttaataatatatgaatttctgaaatatattaatttttaagatttgaaaatttaaaaaaagaaaattaatatgggttcttttgttgaaaaaaaaaattaatatgggATGGAAATCGACCAGACCAATAGGATGATGGAATTTCTATAGAAATGGTCAATAGTGAGATAACTTTCTTCATGGGCTTATCAATTTTTGATGGACTGTAAAACTTTTTTTGGGCTTTGAGACTGCTGCGATCATACGGAGAGGCAAGTAATAAGAAGACCTACAAGAAAACATAGGCATGAATAGatgattttatttaacaaacaatttGTATGCGAAAGATAATAGGTGGAGTGGAGACTACGGATTATATACCAAAATCATACGAATTGTGAAACTTTCATCAACTTgaagtaaggaaaaaaaaaaaggatggatTTTTTCAACTGACCAGTCACATACATTTTCTTATTATACAATCAAAAGTTCAAATCCATTAATTGTTATTGTCAGGTTAATTTTGACGGAGACACGGAGTCAATAACCCAATGTTGACCATCGGTTTTGACCTTTAACCGGTTAATCTCTGCGAACAAATTCACAGCTCTCCTAACTCCTCTATTATCCGCCGCCGTGAAATAATCGTGACCAAATATAACTCCGCCGGGTCGGAGTATCCTAACCGCCCGGTTTATATCTGCCCAAGCGGAATTGAAATCGTGACCTGCGTCTATCTCCACTAGATCCGCCGTCACTCCCCACTCACACATCTTCTCCAAAGCAGAACCGGTCGAGAAAGGAACCGGCAATATCGAACCGGAAAACTCCGAGCTAACCACGTTTTGCATAAACTGGTACATAAGCAAAACGTCACCGTTTACCAACGCCACGTCCTTGAACCGGTCGCGAAACCCTGGCCAGCCACGGAAGTCGTCGACGCAGAGTATCTGAGTCTCCTCGAGCCCAAGGCGGCGCGTGAGATTCGCCATGTGTATCGCCGACGCGCCGAGGAAGCTCCCGATTTCGACGATCGTCTTAGGTTTGACTCGGCGGATCAGATTCTCGAACACGGCTCCGTACGATCCCCAGCCTTTGATTCTTTTTCGCCGGAGGAGTTTAGCTGCGTGCGGTGGCGGGAATTCAGAGTACGGTGAAGTCCCGTTAAAGATCCGGTCTATCACCGTACGTCGGATTCGTTCAGGCGGAACAGGATCGCCGCATCGAGTAGTCACCCGGAAGTTGTCGATCGAACAATCTTGAGGTTTTGTCGTCTTTACGGTTCTCACTTCCGCCGTAGAAGGTGGTGGCTGCTGCGGCGGCTGACGGTTGTAGTAGGCggagaaataaccaaaagcgTATGATAGCAATATGAAGATAACGTACGCAGTCTTCGTTTTCAAGAACTGGAGACCATCGCGTttgtgaggaagaagacgacgatCATCCTTCATGATCATGTTTTGGTGAGAAAgaatgaagtaaaaaaaaaaaggatgaaggATGAATATTAATGTTTGTAATTAACTTTATAGAAAAcgaattaattattatttatttggcGGGTCAGTTTGTTAAGACGTTTAAATACAATCGGATAAGCGATTGCTCAGGTCGTGTGATcttcaatttattaattttagtatTTGACTTTACGTGTCTAGAAAGTCACATGTGATGTAGTCAATTACAATCAAAATGTTTAGCTTTTTATTCTTGACCtagttaattttgttgtttcatgACTTATCACACTCCCCTAGAcctatttaattaaataaaactgctCTAAGTTGAAGTCATTTTACGCAAATTACAAATCTCGAACTCTTGAGTGTATTTTACGAAATTATAAGGTATCATCAAAACCAGGACCTGAATAATCGACAATTTAAGTAACAATCATGTCGTAGTTGCACAAGTCATTTGCAGCACTCAGGGACGGTCCTAGAACTTATGGCCTAAAGcatattttataataagatgattttataattttaaatatgtattaaatttttaaaattatttttgcactatttttaatttatatattattttagtaaaaaGTTCAACTAATTCAAGTACATATAATATTAGTTTAaatagttttacatttttttttatcggtttccattttgttgtcaacaaaattagttagtgtttttattttcatcattttttgtTCCTTTCAATTATCATcatttctaaataaaaattaaagataaaaaggtgattaacaaaaaaatagagaagaaaaattatataagaacgGTCACTTAGAGACAAATGAGGTGTTGTCCCCAGGTACTTTACAAATAAGGTGTTGTTCCCCGGTGCTTGTTCAAATTCTTCATTGAGTAGGACAGTGGAGAAGCAATGGTACCATTGTTTGGACGCTTACTTAAGACCATACAACGATTTATGAAGCCTGCAAACTGCATTTGGAGGTAGAGGAGCACCATTCGCAGGAGTATAACCTTGAGGTAGGCTCATGTAAATCTCCTCATCCAAAGTACCATGCAAGAAAGCATTAGTAACGTCCATCTGGGTTAATCTCCAACTATGTTTAGCTGCAAGACCAAGAACAAGCTTCAACTGGTAAGTTTAGCAACAGGGGAAAAAGTTTCAATATAATCAATGCCCTCTTGCTGCGTGTAACCTTTAGCCACCAAACGAGCTTTATATCTGTCTATCGAACCATCTGGGTTATATTTGATAGTGTAAACCCATTTACACCCAATCACATGCTTACCTGGGGGTAAAGATTCAACAGACCATGTACGAAGCAACTCAAGAGCAGTGATCTCAACATCCATAGCTTTTGGAAAGTGATGATGGGCCATGGCTTGATGGAAATTTTGAGGTTCTGTTTCAAGTgaacaagaaagaacaaaagtttGATAGGAAGGCTTCAGTTTCGAATATGTAAGAacagaagaaagaggaaaaagaggtaaaggggaagaagatgaagtagaaTCAGAAAAAGTAGAAAGATGTGGAAGAGTAGTAGTGGAAAAAGAATGAGAATCTTGAATAAGATTGCAATGGTAATCAGATAAGTAACCTGGAGCCTTCACCtgtcgttttgatttcgtgATGATCGGCAAAACCTGTCTTGCATCAGCTGTCACAGTCTCTCGAGATGACGATGAAGGAGAGGCAATAGAGTGTGATGCAGTAGAATGTGCATTTGAATTGGATGCTAAAGCATTACCATCATAAACAGGATAAGATGCAATATCAGACTGATCTAATGCAACAGGTGTAGACAAAGGTAATATGGTGTTATCAAACAAATCaggcgaagaagatgaagattctATGTTTTTGAAAGGGAAAATATGTTCATGGAAAACAACATTTCGAGAAATAGAAACAACATGAGTATCTAAATTCAAGACTTTGTAACCTTTATAACCGGAAGGATATCCTAAGAAGACACAAGGAATAGCCCTAGGAGTGAACTTGTTTCGACCTTTAACCAGAGTAAACACATAACAAAGAGAACCAAAAGACCGTAAGAAATCATATTCGGGTTtctttttatacaatttttcatATGGAGACATTTTTTCTAACAACAAAGAAGGAGTTctattaataagaaaaacagtAGTCAAGACACAATCAGACCAATAAGCCAAAGGGACATTTGATTGAAACAACAATGCACGGGCAACATTGAGTAAGTGTAGATGCTTACGTTCAACAACAGAGTTCTGTTCAGGTGTATAAGCACAAGAGAATTGATGCATCATGCCATGAGTCTTAATAAGATCAGTAAATGTTAATTCAGGAGCATTGTCACTATGAATGGCTTTGATATAAGCATTATGTTGTATCTTAACATGCTTAATGAAATCAGGAAAGACAGTAGAAACATCACTTTTATTCCTTAACATGTAAAGCCATGTAACTCTTGTACAATCATCAATAATTGTAAGAAAATACTTATAACCTTCGACAGACTCTATAGAAAACGGACCCCATATATCTAAATGGACAAGATCAAATGGTGAAGAAGACAAATGATTTCTAGACACAAAAGGTAATATTTTCTGTTTGCTAAAGGACACACAGGACAATGTAGAGAACTAGATTTGGACATTGGTAAAATACCCGACATATGTTGTAACTTGGCAGGTGATGGATGTCCTAGGCGTTGATGCCAAAGGTCTCCATCGACAAGAGAGGATCCAGAGAAATGCGCAGAAAGGACTTCAGTCTCCAAGATATAAAGACTATGAATCAAGACGCCTCTACCAATCGTCAAGTCCTGagaaagatcttgaagaaaacAATTATCCGAGTAAAAATGTGCAGAACATTGATTATGCTTAAGTAAAGAACTCACACTCAGAAGATTGAACTTAAAAGTAGAAACATGTAAGACATCATGCAAAACAAGATTATTTGAAATATGCACAGTTTGAGTATGAGTTATAGGCACTCTAGTGCCATTAGGGAGTGAGACCGTGACCCCTGAAACAAGATAGATTTTACTAAACAAagccaaatcaaaacaaacatgaCTAGTGGCTCCAGTATCAATTATCCAAGCACCATTAGGAAGAACATAATATAAAGAGGTAAGAGAATGGTGTTGGAAAGTAAAGGAATGATTCTCATATCGTAAACTGGAAGATGGAAATTCAAAAGAAACAGTACCGGATGAGGACGTTGGTGCCATGGCTCCATTCTCAGTTATCGTAGCAGTTAGATTTGGAGATGATTGCTCCGGAAGTTGAATATGATTGTTGAGTTGATGGATCAGAGAATGTATTTGATCATCACTGAATTGACTAAGGTCGAGATTAATAGCATTCATTGCTGGTGGTGGCATGTAAAGAAAAGGAGGATTAGATGCTCCATTGCCATTAAACATTGCATTAGCCAACACACCAGGTCTTGCATACGAGCTCTGCGGTTACGAAGACTGTTGCAACTGGGACTGAGTGGGAAATTGAGGACAAGTCCCTGAGTTGACCTGACTACATGGTATCGAGTATTGCTGAGCAGATGGCCTTGGTCCAAACTTGTGGCCTGGAGGATAACCATTCAACTTATAGCACTTATGTATGGTATGTCCAGACCGATTACAATGAGTGCAGTATGGACGTTGACTAGGTCGATAGTTCACAGCAGCATAGGCTGTATTATCCGAAAGACCAGTATAACCACCAAGATTTGCATTGGATGCAATATCAGATGAACCACCATAATAGCCAGTAGTAACCGCATCAGAACGACCAATGCTTTGAAAGACAACATTCTCGAGCTTCGTGACTGGTTTGATTGTCACGTGTCTCTCATCCTGTGTTACCATATTAAACGCATCAACAACAGTAGGGAGAGGCTTAAGCAACAAAATGTGTCTCCGAGTAGCTTCATACTTTTCATTAAGTCTCATCAAAAACTTAGTGACCTTGCACCGTTGCTGTAACTTCTCCCACAACAAAGCAACATTGCACTCACACCTCCCACATGTACAAACAGGTAATTCCACATAATTTTGTGTTCCTCCCACAAAGTAACCAGTTCCGTATAGTAAGTAGTAACATCAAGAGAACCATGTTGTATAGTACTCAATCGCTGTTCTATTTCATAAACCTTGGGAGCATCATCTTGCTTGAAACGAGATAACAAATCTTTCCAGATCGCTTCAGCAGTAGGCATGAACAACAAACTTTGGCTAATCTTTTTAGAAACAGAATTCATTAACCAAGTTGCTACCATATCATTGCACCTAGACCAAGATCCAGCATCACGATGAGTATCAGCAGGTTTTGAAATAGTACCGTCTATGAAACCGAGTTTATTTCGAACATTGAGCGCCATACGAACTGAGTGACGCCAAGAATGAAACTCATAACCAGTAGAGAGACGATCGTAGACAAGGATGAGTCCGGCGTGATCTGCCGCGTGCAAGAAGTACGGATTCTCGTATTGATTGGAGTGGTGAGGAACGGTTTCTTGTGTCACTGGACAATTTTGAGCTTTGGATCCCATTTCTGAAGATAAAATTGAGTAGGTTGAAGAGGTTCTATGTCGAATtgaagaattaaaaaagaaaacaagagatcTAGGTCAAAGAAAAGAGGAAATCAGAATcacgaagaagacgatgaaggtTGTGAACAAGAGAAACGAAAtcacagcaaaacaaaaagaaacaatggATTCGAGTAAAGCTCATGAGATTGAACAGCTCATGATCACTGAATCGAGTCTAGGTTCAGCTCAACGAGGAAGATGAATGAGAAACAATGGCGGAAGCTTAATTAGTTTGTTAGAGTATTgttcgctctgataccataacaagagaacaaactaaataaattgatatttctCATGAAAGTGTATCTACAAGAGTATTTATACTCTATACAAGTATAACTAACTGTATACCATATACTCTAACTATACAAGTATAGTATACTGTATTTACATGTATTTACATACTTATTATCCAATAaatgttgtataaaataaaggaaaaaataaaacaaaatgattaatGACCCAAACACTCATGGGAATCGAACCTTTGTGAGCGATGTTGAAATTCCCTACGTCTGTATTATTACCAGTAGACCATGaaaaatctttattattttggttttaatatgTGGCCTAAGACGAATGCTTCACTTGCCTTATGGATGGGCCGAGCCTGCCAGCACTATATAATATTCGAAAGAATATAGAAACCGAGTTTCGAAAATCTTAATTCGGCAAGAATTAAACTGGTGTGGTGTGTATGCATGTGGCATACGGCGAGATCGCCTAATCTTATGTGTCATATGTGCCCGTTTCGGTCTTTTCCATGAGCAAGCCGATAACGAGTTCTCCCAAAGCTGTGCCTATTTTAGTAATTACCGAGAAGTTTGTCTTTTGTCCATTTAATGGAAATTTCTTTTTTGAAGATAAGGACGATAGAGTTGAACGATCAATTTCCACCGTCAAATTTTTCCTCAACTCCAGTCAAGTGTTTCAAGCTTAATCAGCAAAGGTAACTTCTGAATTCTGATGCAACTAGAATGATTTTtgcccttttcttttttaatagaaGCTCTGGAATATAGCTGAGTAAAGCTTCGGTTCCCCTAACATAGCTGAGTTTTCTCTGGCGATCTGTAGTTAATTATGCaattgaaaatgtgatttttgtcttttataatTGAATCATTACATATCTTTGTCTTCTGTGTGGGTTACATACATATGTGGAGTGTTGTTGAGTTTGGAAGAATGGTTGTGACAGTAATACTTTCAGGTTTAGAAGAAAATGGCAACATCATCAGGAGGTAAAACCAAGTACATAATCGGTGCTCTTATCGGCTCTTTCGGAATCTCATACATCTTTGACAAAGTTATCTCTGATAATAAGATCTTTGGAGGTATGTTTTGCTccagatttctttttttttttttcctttgtgtgTTGTGAGTTAACTTAGGGACAATCTTAATGGTAATCTTCTGGTGAAACCCTCAGGGTCTACTCCAGGAACTGTATCTAACAAAGAATGGTGGGCAGCCACGGATGAGAAGTTTCAAGCGTGGCCAAGAACCGCTGGTCCTCCCGTCGTTATGAATCCCATTAGCCGTCAGAATTTCATCGTCAAGTCGCGCCCagaatgagagaaacaaagTTCAATGCTTTCATTTTCAGAATAAGATGAATGACAGATGTTTCTAAACCAATCCGAGCTTGCTTGTACTACTAGATAACAATACATTA
Coding sequences within:
- the LOC104738676 gene encoding uncharacterized protein LOC104738676 gives rise to the protein MIMKDDRRLLPHKRDGLQFLKTKTAYVIFILLSYAFGYFSAYYNRQPPQQPPPSTAEVRTVKTTKPQDCSIDNFRVTTRCGDPVPPERIRRTVIDRIFNGTSPYSEFPPPHAAKLLRRKRIKGWGSYGAVFENLIRRVKPKTIVEIGSFLGASAIHMANLTRRLGLEETQILCVDDFRGWPGFRDRFKDVALVNGDVLLMYQFMQNVVSSEFSGSILPVPFSTGSALEKMCEWGVTADLVEIDAGHDFNSAWADINRAVRILRPGGVIFGHDYFTAADNRGVRRAVNLFAEINRLKVKTDGQHWVIDSVSPSKLT
- the LOC104738678 gene encoding uncharacterized protein LOC104738678 — protein: MATSSGGKTKYIIGALIGSFGISYIFDKVISDNKIFGGSTPGTVSNKEWWAATDEKFQAWPRTAGPPVVMNPISRQNFIVKSRPE